The proteins below come from a single Candidatus Binatia bacterium genomic window:
- the lpxK gene encoding tetraacyldisaccharide 4'-kinase yields MTGLGQQLRDVVWARRGAVGWAGWLLLQPLSAAFRLGVAARHLAYRAGVLRSERGVLPVVSVGNLATGGTGKTPVTLWLARALAADGRRVAIVMRGYGGAERGVRIVSRGHGPEAAVDVAGDEASMLARSFAGVVIVAPRRIDGVAAAAGLGCEVVVLDDGFQHRALARDFDLVLLNGRAGGLLPAGPLREPASALRRADAVAVVRKADGDRVSLPAAAAGKPVFEVRFVAQALVESDAGQWREMALSGLSGHRIGAVCGIAAPASFFAQLRQWDAELAEVFEYPDHYAYDAADWQRLNRAAHRVDFIVTTEKDLVKLERFPFARGKLVALRIGVEVERGQELLAMIRQRVATR; encoded by the coding sequence ATGACCGGCCTGGGACAGCAACTGCGCGACGTCGTGTGGGCACGGCGCGGTGCGGTGGGTTGGGCGGGGTGGCTGCTCTTGCAGCCGCTCAGCGCCGCTTTCCGTCTCGGGGTTGCGGCGCGCCACCTCGCGTATCGTGCCGGCGTCTTGCGATCGGAACGTGGGGTGCTGCCGGTGGTGAGCGTGGGTAATCTCGCGACCGGTGGGACGGGCAAGACCCCGGTGACGTTGTGGCTGGCCCGCGCGCTGGCGGCGGACGGCCGGCGCGTGGCGATCGTGATGCGCGGTTACGGCGGCGCCGAGCGCGGCGTCCGTATCGTCTCGCGCGGCCATGGTCCGGAAGCGGCGGTCGATGTCGCCGGCGACGAGGCGTCGATGCTGGCCAGGTCGTTTGCCGGCGTGGTCATCGTGGCGCCGCGGCGCATCGACGGCGTTGCCGCCGCTGCCGGCCTCGGCTGCGAGGTTGTGGTTCTGGACGACGGGTTTCAGCATCGGGCGCTGGCCCGCGACTTCGACCTGGTGCTGCTCAACGGTCGGGCCGGCGGGTTGCTGCCGGCGGGGCCCTTGCGAGAGCCTGCCAGCGCGTTGCGCCGGGCCGACGCCGTGGCAGTAGTGAGAAAGGCCGACGGCGACCGGGTAAGCCTGCCGGCGGCGGCAGCGGGAAAGCCCGTATTCGAGGTCCGCTTCGTCGCGCAGGCCCTCGTGGAATCGGACGCCGGGCAATGGCGAGAAATGGCGTTGTCGGGCCTGTCCGGACACCGTATCGGTGCGGTGTGCGGGATTGCGGCGCCGGCGTCGTTTTTCGCCCAACTGCGGCAGTGGGATGCGGAACTTGCGGAGGTATTCGAGTATCCGGATCATTACGCGTACGATGCCGCCGACTGGCAGCGTCTCAATCGTGCGGCGCATCGGGTGGACTTTATCGTGACGACCGAGAAAGATCTGGTGAAGTTGGAGCGCTTTCCATTCGCCAGGGGGAAGTTGGTTGCGCTTCGCATTGGTGTAGAGGTGGAGCGTGGGCAGGAACTGCTGGCCATGATCCGCCAGCGCGTCGCAACCCGGTGA
- a CDS encoding Trm112 family protein, whose amino-acid sequence MTIDKELLEILACPKCKGAVELTGKEDGLVCKACRLMYPIKDDIPVMMIDEAIVLES is encoded by the coding sequence ATGACGATCGACAAGGAACTTCTCGAGATCCTTGCGTGCCCCAAGTGTAAGGGTGCCGTCGAGCTGACCGGGAAGGAAGATGGCCTGGTCTGCAAGGCCTGCCGCTTGATGTACCCGATCAAGGACGACATCCCGGTAATGATGATCGACGAGGCGATCGTGCTGGAGTCGTGA